Genomic segment of Erythrobacter sp. BLCC-B19:
GGCGACGTCCAGACCTTCAGCGGATCTTTGCTGGCGAAAATTGCGAATACGGCCCGGTCATTGGCAATGTAGACATCGCCCGAATTGTCTGCCGCGAGCATATGGTTCGTGGCAGGATCGGACGGCACGCCGCGCGCCGGGTTGATGGGCACGCGCCGCACCATGTTGAGACCCATCTCTCCGCCGATCCAGACATTGCCCTCGCGATCCTCGAACACCGCGCGCACCGGATCGGATAGCAGGCCATTGCGCGTTGTCAGGTGAGCCCCTTGCCGACGCGGGGAGCCGGGGTTGGCAAAGCGGAAGACACCATCGCTCCATGTGGCGATCCACAGGTCACCATGGCGGTCGAACACGCTGCGGATGCCGAACGGCGTCGGAAATCGCGGTCCGCCGGTGACCAGCTGCCCGCTTCTTGCGATCATGCGGGTTTGCTGCTTCTCGGTCAGCCAGATCGTCCCGTCGGGAGCCTCGGCCAAGGTCGCTCTGGGCAGGGTCGTGATGCCGGTAGAGATAAACCGCTCGCGCCCGGCTTCCTTGCGGTAGACCGCGTCCTCACTCGTCAGCCACATTGTGCCGTCGCGCGCGAACAGCGGGTTCCAGACGGGCTTTTCGGGCAAGCCAGAGGACGTGTCGAACTCGGTCCAGGTGCCCTTGTGCCAGCGCGCCAGAGACTTCGTTGCCCGGCCTCCGCGCGTGACCCATATCGCCCCGTCCGGCCCCTCCACAATGTCGTTCACCTCTCTGGAGGGGTTGGGCATCCGGGCCGAGGCGAGTTTGCCCCCGCGCAAGATCATCACGCCCTTGCGCCGTGCCAAACCGATCCACAGGGTTCCATCGCGTGCAGCAAGCAGGCGGGCAACGACCATCCGCCCCGGATCGGTCGGTCGCGGCCCGATCCGCTCGAAGTTGAGCCCGTCGAAACGGTAAAGACCCTCCACGCCGCCCACCCAGAGGAAACCGTCGCGTGTCTGGACGATGGCGTTGATGCGCCCGGGTGCGCCTTCTTCCAGCGACCAATGCCGCAACTTGTATCCCTCAAGCGGCATGGCGGTGGCGCTGGTCTGCACCGGCTGCGCGGCGCTCGATAGCGGAGCGATCAGCGCAATCAGAAGCGCGGCCGCGACTGCGCGAGCCAGGTTACGCAGGCGGCCCGGCTCAAAGCTCAATGATGCCCCGCCGCGCTGCTGTCGTCACCGCGTGGGTGCGATCATTGACCTGAAGCTTGGCAAAGATGCTCTTGATGTTCGACTTGACGGTCTCCTCGCCCACGCCAAGGCGCCATGCGATCTGCTTGTTGGGGTGCCCGCCTGCGATCAGCTGCAGGATTTCGACCTCGCGCGCGGTGAGTTGTTCGTGGATGGCATGAAGCGCGATATCCTGCGCAACGTCGGCGTGAAGGTGGCGTTGGCCGCGATAGACGGCGCGAATGGCGCCAAGCAGTTCGCGGCGCAGGCTGCTCTTGAGCAGGAAGCCGGAAGCCCCTGCGCGCATCGCCGCGAGTGCCTTGGCGTCCCCGGTGTAGGTCGTGAGAATGATGATCCGCGCGTCGGGATAGTCTGCCCGGATCGCTTCGACCGCCTCAACGCCGGCCATGCCCGGCATCTGCAAATCCATGAGCACCACATCCGGGCGCAGCGCAGCGAACTGGACGATGGCTTCGGCGCCATTGGCCGCATTTCCCGCGACCACCATGTCGTCCTGCAACTCGATGATGGCCGCAACACCTTCACGCAGGATCGGATGATCATCGACAATCAATACCCGAATGGGTGAGGCGGGGGCGGCGGACATGGGAATTGCGTTCCCCTCCTGGGACATCTGGTCGCGATAGGCAGCGGAATACCACACCTCTTGTGGGTTTGGAGATACCTGAAAGCGGCTCTACCCGCCCCCCGTTCGGGGGTTTCGGCCGCTCCGTCCCTCAGCCACCTTGATGGTGCACGAAGGGAAACGGGCATGACCACCAACACCGATGGCCTTGATCGCCGCCAGTTCATTGCCGCTGCCAGCATTGCTGCAGGCCTGGTCGGCTCGCCCACCCTCGCCGCCTCGCCACGCAACCCGGCTTCAGGAGAACGCAGGATGGGTACGATCACCACCAAGGATGGCACGCAGATCTTCTACAAGGACTGGGGGCCCAAGGACGCGCAGCCGATCGTCTTCCACCACGGCTGGCCGCTGAGCGCGGATGACTGGGACAACCAGATGATGTTCTTCTTGATGGAAGGCTTCCGCGTCATCGCCCACGACCGCCGCGGGCATGGCCGATCCAGCCAGACCGACACCGGCAATGAAATGGACACCTATGCCGCCGATGTGGCAGAACTGACCGATCACCTCGACCTGAAGGGCGCGGTTCATGTCGGCCATTCGACTGGCGGGGGCGAGGTGACGCGCTATGTGGCCCGCGCCAAGCCCGGCCGCGTTGCCAAGGCGGTGCTGATCGGCGCGGTGCCGCCCATCATGCTCGATACGGCTACCTATCCCGGCGGGCTTCCCCTGGAGGTGTTCGACGGCTTCCGCGCCGCGCTTGTCGCCAATCGTGCGCAATTCTTCCGCGATATCCCCGAAGGCCCGTTCTACAGCTTCAACCGACCGGGTGCGAAGGTCAGCAAGGGGCTGATCGACAACTGGTGGCGGCAGGGCATGATGGGCGGTGCCAAGGCCCATTACGATTGCATCAAGGCTTTCTCGGAAACCGACTTCACCGCCGACCTCAAGGCGATCACCGTGCCGGTACTGATCCAGCACGGCGACGATGATCAGATCGTGCCGATCGCCCATTCCGCAGAGCTGGCGATCAAGCTGCTCAGCAAGGGCACGCTCAAGGTCTATCCCGGCTTGCCGCACGGCATGGCCTCGACCCATCCCGAAATCATCAATCCCGATATTCTCGCCTTCATCCGGGGTTGATCTGATGACCTTCACCAGCCGCATCGACCTTCCCGAACACGTCCGCAAGGCCGCCTGCGTGTTGTTGCAGGCGCGCCTTTCCGACGCGCTCGACCTCGAGGCGCAGGCCAAGCAGGCGCATTGGAACGTCAAAGGCCCGCACTTCCTGCAGCTGCATCAGTTGTTCGACAGTCTGCACAGTGTCGTCGAAGAGCTCGTCGACACCATCGCAGAACGCATCACCGCGCTCGGCCATGTCGCTGATGGCAGAGTGACGACCACGGCCGCCGCGACAACGCTTTACGGCTATCCGCTCGAAGCCGCTGGAGGCGAGGCGCATCTCAAGGCGCTGTCCGCGAGCCTTGCCAGTTTCGGCAAGGCCGTGCGCGGCGACATTGCCCGGGCGGAGAGTGCTGGCGATGCCGACACGGCCGATGTGTTCACGCAGATCTCCCGTGATGCGGACAAGCAGCTCTGGCTGCTCGAAGCGCATCTTCAGGCCCACTGACGTTTCGACAGGAGCACATCCCCATGACCTTCCGTTCCGAGAAACTGATCAATCCTGACGACACCTTGTTCATCTTCATCGATCATCAGCCGCAGATGGCCTTCGGGGTCACCAGCATCGATCGCCAGACACTCAAGAACAACACCGTCGCACTCGCCAAGGCGGCCAAGCTGTTCGGCGTTCCCATTATCCTCACCGCTGTCGAGACCGCCGCGTTTTCCGGCTATATCTGGCCCGAACTGCTCGATGTCGTGCAGCAAAAGCCGATTGAACGCACCTCGATGAATTCGTGGGATTCCGAAACGCTGGTGGCGCAGGTCAAGGCGAGCGGGCGCAAGAAGATCGTCATCGCCGCGCTGTGGACCGAGGCGTGCCTGCTTTTCCCGGCGCTTTGCGCGATCGAGGAGGGCTTCGAGGTGTTCATGGTGACCGACGCATCGGGCGGCACCTCTCCTGAAGCGCATGACGCCGCGATCCGGCGGATGGAGCAGGCGGGCGGCCATTCGCTGACGACCATCAACGCCATGCTCGAACTCCAGCGCGACTGGGCAAACCGGACGACCTACGACGGCTTGATGGACATCGTGCGCGATCATCTCGGCGCATACGGCATGGGTGTCGATTACGCCTATACCATGGTTCACAAGGCGCCGCAGCGCGGCAGCTTTGCGCATGAGGCACCTCATCCGGCGGGGCATTGACGCGTCCCGATCCCCAGCCCCGTCCGGGAGCCTCCTGCCCATGAAGCCCTATCTCGTTGCAATGGCCATCGGCCTCATGGTCGGCGCCATCTACAGCCTGCTCGGCACACGCTCGCCTGCTCCCCCGGCGATCGCGTTGCTGGGATTGCTCGGTATGTTGCTGGGCGAACAGGCCGTGCCGCTGGCGAAACGGGTGCTGCATGGGCAGGAGGTCGCCTTGTTCTGGAAGGCGAACTGCGCCGAGCGGGTGACAGGCCTGCCTCAGGCAACGGACGAAACGCCATGAGCGCATCGCGCCGCGAAGCGATCGCCGCTGCCATCGGCGCATCCGCGGCATCGTTCTTCCCCGCCCGGCTGCTGGCGCAAGGCAAGGCAAGCGCAGACGTGAACGCAGACATCATCATCGTTAATGCCCGCATCACCACGCTCGACCGCGAAAATCCGATGGCCGAGGCGATCGCGGTCCGGGATGGCCGCTTTCTTGCGGTGGGAACTGAGGCCGAGGCGCGCGAGGCGGCTCCGGATGCCGCGATCATCGATGCGGGCGGCCGCCGCCTCATCCCGGGCCTGATCGACAGCCATATGCACATCATCCGCGGCGGGCTGAACTACAACATGGAGCTGCGCTGGGACGGCGTGCCGACGCTGGCGGACGCGATGGCAATGCTCAAGGCTCAGGTTGACCGCACCCCGGCTCCGCAATGGGTGCGGGTCGTCGGGGGGTTCACCGCGCACCAGTTC
This window contains:
- a CDS encoding response regulator, with the translated sequence MSAAPASPIRVLIVDDHPILREGVAAIIELQDDMVVAGNAANGAEAIVQFAALRPDVVLMDLQMPGMAGVEAVEAIRADYPDARIIILTTYTGDAKALAAMRAGASGFLLKSSLRRELLGAIRAVYRGQRHLHADVAQDIALHAIHEQLTAREVEILQLIAGGHPNKQIAWRLGVGEETVKSNIKSIFAKLQVNDRTHAVTTAARRGIIEL
- a CDS encoding alpha/beta fold hydrolase; the encoded protein is MGTITTKDGTQIFYKDWGPKDAQPIVFHHGWPLSADDWDNQMMFFLMEGFRVIAHDRRGHGRSSQTDTGNEMDTYAADVAELTDHLDLKGAVHVGHSTGGGEVTRYVARAKPGRVAKAVLIGAVPPIMLDTATYPGGLPLEVFDGFRAALVANRAQFFRDIPEGPFYSFNRPGAKVSKGLIDNWWRQGMMGGAKAHYDCIKAFSETDFTADLKAITVPVLIQHGDDDQIVPIAHSAELAIKLLSKGTLKVYPGLPHGMASTHPEIINPDILAFIRG
- the dps gene encoding DNA starvation/stationary phase protection protein Dps, with the translated sequence MTFTSRIDLPEHVRKAACVLLQARLSDALDLEAQAKQAHWNVKGPHFLQLHQLFDSLHSVVEELVDTIAERITALGHVADGRVTTTAAATTLYGYPLEAAGGEAHLKALSASLASFGKAVRGDIARAESAGDADTADVFTQISRDADKQLWLLEAHLQAH
- a CDS encoding hydrolase, which produces MTFRSEKLINPDDTLFIFIDHQPQMAFGVTSIDRQTLKNNTVALAKAAKLFGVPIILTAVETAAFSGYIWPELLDVVQQKPIERTSMNSWDSETLVAQVKASGRKKIVIAALWTEACLLFPALCAIEEGFEVFMVTDASGGTSPEAHDAAIRRMEQAGGHSLTTINAMLELQRDWANRTTYDGLMDIVRDHLGAYGMGVDYAYTMVHKAPQRGSFAHEAPHPAGH
- a CDS encoding DUF1427 family protein, which codes for MKPYLVAMAIGLMVGAIYSLLGTRSPAPPAIALLGLLGMLLGEQAVPLAKRVLHGQEVALFWKANCAERVTGLPQATDETP